In Streptomyces sp. NBC_00091, the following proteins share a genomic window:
- a CDS encoding aldo/keto reductase gives MEQRHLGRTGLRVSRIGLGTLTWGRDTGEEAAAEQLKTFWDAGGTLVDTADVYGGGEAEYLLGQLVGSLVPRRDLVIATKAGSVPDPDRRFNGSRGHLLAALDDSLDRLGTDYVDLWQVHAFDPETPLEETLQVLDLAVSSGRARYAGVSNFSGWQLAKAATWQLAAPGTRTRLASTQMEYSLLQRGVEREVLPAALDLGVGLLPSSPLGRGVLTGKYRDGTPADSRGASPSLAALVDPYLDEAAGRIVDAVVTAAQGLAVTPLQVALAWIRDRPGVAAPIVGARTAAQLGAALSVEALSLPEEICRALDDVSAPVHRYPDQDWSTL, from the coding sequence ATGGAGCAGAGGCATCTCGGCCGCACCGGACTGCGCGTCTCCCGGATCGGCCTCGGCACCCTGACCTGGGGCCGTGACACCGGCGAGGAAGCCGCCGCCGAGCAGTTGAAGACGTTCTGGGACGCGGGCGGCACGCTCGTCGACACGGCCGACGTGTACGGCGGCGGGGAGGCGGAGTACCTCCTCGGGCAGCTGGTGGGCTCCCTCGTGCCGCGCCGGGACCTGGTCATCGCGACCAAGGCGGGCAGCGTGCCCGATCCCGACCGGCGCTTCAACGGCTCGCGCGGGCATCTGCTGGCCGCCCTGGACGACTCCCTGGACCGCCTCGGCACCGATTACGTGGACCTGTGGCAGGTCCACGCCTTCGACCCCGAGACCCCGCTGGAGGAGACCCTCCAGGTGCTGGACCTGGCCGTCAGCAGCGGGCGGGCCCGGTACGCGGGGGTGTCCAACTTCAGCGGCTGGCAGCTGGCGAAGGCCGCGACCTGGCAGCTCGCCGCGCCGGGGACGCGCACCCGGCTGGCCTCGACCCAGATGGAGTACTCGCTCCTCCAGCGGGGCGTGGAGCGGGAGGTGCTCCCGGCCGCGCTGGACCTGGGGGTCGGCCTGCTGCCGTCCTCCCCGCTGGGCCGGGGGGTGCTGACGGGCAAGTACCGGGACGGGACCCCGGCCGACTCCCGGGGCGCGTCGCCCTCCCTGGCCGCGCTCGTGGACCCGTACCTGGACGAGGCGGCGGGGCGGATCGTGGACGCGGTGGTGACGGCCGCGCAGGGCCTGGCCGTGACCCCGCTCCAGGTGGCCCTGGCCTGGATCCGGGACCGGCCCGGGGTGGCCGCCCCGATCGTCGGCGCGCGGACGGCCGCGCAGCTGGGGGCGGCGCTGTCGGTGGAGGCGCTTAGTCTTCCGGAGGAGATCTGCCGGGCGCTGGACGACGTGTCGGCGCCCGTGCACCGCTACCCCGATCAGGACTGGAGCACGCTGTGA